A DNA window from Niabella yanshanensis contains the following coding sequences:
- a CDS encoding sugar-binding domain-containing protein codes for MKKAKLCLKVLMITGLLLSFMPSRSQTQEIDLSGTWGFQTDVMDFRRGSLSPRYKHALQETIVLPGITDDYQIGYKVPYRYIDRLTRKYEYMGPAWYQRDIAIPKEWKGKRIFMYFERTHWLSSVFVDTKEVSRIDYISVPHNHELTEFVTPGQTHRITVGIDNRFQYNTHKWDHAHTEFTQINWNGILGAIKLVAIDPVYIDDLQVYPNIAEKSVKVKMQIRNRTNKPVNGVARFVINGINYQLHKKIDLKITDTLALVEETIVLGKEMKLWDEFNPNLYTIKCTLNTKSEKTGYQHDKAATFGMREVTQGKNHVMLNNRPIHLRGTVENAVFPKTGHAPVDDAEWERIIKILKDYGMNHLRFHSWCPPAAAFRMADKHGIYFEVEMPMWGKDAEPDEARYNFFRREMRAILKEYGNHPSFVLYCNGNEITGNFDFIEELTADAKALDSRHLFSGSTARTRVKSDQYYVSQQTNKGPVKVYEGLPYTNWDRSKESDVDVPVISHESGQRCIYPDFREIRKYDKSPVEARNFEVFKELLDKNGMLDQAHDFFRASGALTVLEYKAVTEALLRSAKSAGFQLLSLNDFPGQGYAPVGLLDPFWDSKGLVTAGKFRESCAPTVALLRYAQSSYFNNESFTGNAEVYNFSNTPLKNARIKWWVTNAHGKIVKKGNLKTQSIGNDGVFPVGSFAFDLKGFNAAQQLTVHVSVNEQVRNSWNIWVFPKNETIMQSTDDILYTTTYDDKAKQFLSQGKKVVLCPLPSNVKGRASTFHNHFWNPIMFAWAPMTIGALIKEDHPVFNRFVTSYHTDWQWWDILNNAKVIEMQDAPKELRPFIQIIDAYDNNEKLGIGFEAKVGNGKLLVLAVDTQKDMSKRPATRQLLASVDEYVKSDQFEPRVALDESFIRSFLLK; via the coding sequence ATGAAGAAAGCAAAGCTATGTTTAAAGGTATTGATGATAACGGGACTATTGTTATCATTTATGCCGTCTAGGTCCCAGACGCAGGAAATTGATCTTTCCGGCACCTGGGGGTTTCAAACGGACGTCATGGATTTCCGGAGAGGGTCGCTCTCTCCAAGGTATAAACATGCATTACAGGAAACGATTGTTTTACCCGGAATTACCGACGACTACCAGATCGGGTATAAAGTGCCTTATCGGTATATAGACCGGTTGACCCGGAAATATGAATATATGGGGCCTGCCTGGTACCAGCGGGATATTGCCATTCCCAAAGAATGGAAGGGAAAACGCATTTTCATGTACTTTGAGCGTACCCACTGGCTTAGCTCTGTCTTTGTTGACACAAAAGAAGTAAGCAGGATCGATTATATCAGCGTGCCTCATAACCACGAGTTGACTGAGTTTGTAACACCGGGTCAAACGCACCGTATTACTGTTGGTATAGACAACCGCTTTCAATACAATACACATAAGTGGGATCACGCACACACAGAGTTTACGCAGATTAACTGGAATGGCATTTTGGGGGCGATAAAGTTAGTCGCTATTGACCCGGTTTATATCGACGACTTGCAGGTCTATCCCAATATCGCTGAAAAGTCGGTCAAAGTAAAAATGCAGATTCGCAATCGTACCAATAAACCTGTAAATGGAGTTGCCCGCTTTGTTATAAATGGAATTAATTATCAACTCCATAAAAAGATTGATTTAAAAATTACAGACACCCTTGCATTAGTAGAGGAAACGATTGTATTAGGCAAGGAGATGAAGTTATGGGATGAATTCAATCCCAACTTATATACTATTAAATGTACGTTAAACACAAAGTCTGAAAAGACCGGCTATCAACATGATAAGGCTGCTACGTTTGGCATGCGTGAAGTGACACAGGGAAAAAATCATGTGATGCTCAATAATCGCCCGATCCATTTGCGGGGTACCGTAGAAAATGCGGTCTTTCCAAAAACGGGCCATGCTCCTGTAGATGATGCGGAGTGGGAACGGATCATAAAGATCCTGAAAGATTATGGCATGAATCACCTGCGCTTTCATTCCTGGTGTCCTCCGGCAGCGGCTTTCAGAATGGCTGATAAGCATGGAATTTATTTTGAAGTAGAAATGCCTATGTGGGGTAAAGATGCCGAGCCGGATGAGGCGCGTTATAATTTCTTTCGCCGGGAAATGCGCGCGATCCTGAAAGAATATGGCAATCACCCGTCATTTGTATTGTATTGCAATGGAAATGAAATTACGGGCAATTTTGACTTTATTGAAGAACTGACAGCCGATGCCAAAGCCTTAGATAGCCGCCATTTATTTAGCGGTTCTACGGCCCGTACGAGGGTGAAGTCAGATCAATATTATGTTTCCCAACAAACCAATAAAGGTCCGGTAAAAGTATACGAAGGGCTTCCCTATACTAATTGGGATAGAAGCAAAGAGTCAGATGTAGACGTACCGGTGATCTCCCATGAATCGGGCCAGCGCTGTATTTACCCTGATTTCAGGGAAATCAGGAAATACGATAAAAGCCCTGTAGAAGCACGCAATTTTGAAGTATTCAAAGAGCTGTTGGATAAAAACGGCATGCTCGACCAGGCCCATGATTTTTTCCGTGCATCAGGCGCCTTAACGGTGTTGGAATATAAAGCGGTGACAGAGGCCTTGCTGCGTTCTGCTAAATCAGCAGGCTTTCAGCTATTGTCTTTAAATGATTTCCCCGGCCAGGGCTATGCGCCTGTAGGATTGCTGGATCCTTTCTGGGATTCTAAGGGACTCGTTACCGCCGGGAAATTCAGGGAGTCCTGCGCACCTACTGTGGCATTGTTGCGATATGCACAGAGCTCTTATTTCAATAATGAAAGCTTTACAGGTAATGCTGAAGTATACAATTTTAGCAATACTCCTTTAAAAAATGCCCGGATCAAATGGTGGGTGACCAATGCCCATGGTAAAATAGTTAAGAAAGGGAATTTGAAAACGCAAAGCATCGGGAATGATGGGGTATTTCCGGTTGGGTCTTTTGCTTTCGATCTGAAGGGGTTTAATGCGGCACAACAATTAACGGTTCATGTTTCGGTAAATGAACAGGTGCGGAACAGCTGGAATATATGGGTGTTTCCGAAGAACGAAACTATCATGCAATCAACGGATGATATATTATACACCACTACTTATGATGATAAGGCAAAACAGTTTTTATCGCAGGGGAAGAAAGTAGTATTGTGTCCGCTTCCGTCCAATGTTAAAGGCCGCGCATCAACCTTTCATAATCATTTCTGGAATCCTATCATGTTTGCATGGGCGCCTATGACCATTGGCGCATTGATCAAAGAGGATCATCCCGTTTTTAATCGGTTTGTTACTTCTTATCATACAGATTGGCAATGGTGGGATATACTTAACAATGCAAAAGTTATAGAGATGCAAGATGCGCCAAAGGAACTAAGGCCTTTCATACAGATTATAGATGCCTATGACAATAATGAGAAACTGGGCATTGGCTTTGAAGCAAAAGTGGGTAACGGAAAGCTGCTGGTACTGGCGGTGGATACACAAAAGGACATGAGTAAACGACCTGCTACCCGCCAGTTGTTGGCTAGTGTGGATGAATATGTGAAAAGTGACCAGTTTGAACCACGGGTGGCCTTAGATGAATCTTTTATCCGTTCATTCTTGCTAAAATAA
- a CDS encoding glycoside hydrolase family 3 N-terminal domain-containing protein produces MIYIKKITGALLLAMAGVTAVAQFSKSNPVYKNAGKPVEERVADLVARMTLEEKVMQLNQYTLGRNDNANNMADPVNDIPAQIGSLIYFSSNPGLRNRVQKKAMEQSRLGIPILFGYDVIHGYKTVYPISLAQACSWNPQLVQQACGVAAQEARMSGVDWTFSPMIDVARDGRWGRVAEGYGEDPYTNAVFAVASVKGYQGDNLAAADKVAACLKHYVGYGASEAGRDYVYTEISEQTLWDTYMPPYEAGVKAGAATLMSSFNDISGTPGTANRYILRDILKGKWKHDGFVVSDWGAIEQLRPQGVAKDKKDAAFKAFTAGVEMDMMNRSYDNNLGTLVKEGKVSKQLLDDAVKRVLGVKFRLGLFDRPYTPETNDKDRFLLPQSLAVAEKLAEESVVLLKNSNKTLPLSNASKIAVLGPLSKDKWHLLGSWRAQGNAEDVTTIYDALQKEFAGKAEILQAKGCDFDKADQSGFEEARSIAAQADAVIICLGEKATWSGENASRSSIALPKIQEDLVAEIKKLGKPVILLLSSGRPLELNRLEPLSDAILTMWHPGVPGGRPAVGVISGRVNPSGKLSMTFPYATGQIPIYYNHRQSARPHQGKYQDIPSTPLYDFGHGLSYTSFQYGDLKASALKVKPDGKITVEIPVTNTGDRDGLETVHWFINDPVSTISRPVKELRYFDKQLIKKGETRNFRFHVDIKKDLGFVNAKGEKYIEEGDYYVIVKDKKIKIEVSK; encoded by the coding sequence ATGATATATATTAAAAAGATCACCGGGGCCTTATTGTTGGCAATGGCCGGCGTAACAGCTGTTGCCCAGTTTTCAAAGAGTAACCCGGTGTATAAAAATGCGGGGAAGCCGGTGGAGGAGCGCGTTGCAGACCTGGTAGCCAGGATGACCCTGGAAGAGAAAGTAATGCAGCTCAACCAGTACACATTAGGAAGAAATGATAATGCCAATAATATGGCAGATCCCGTGAATGATATACCTGCCCAGATTGGTTCGCTTATTTATTTTAGCAGTAATCCTGGATTACGCAATAGGGTACAGAAAAAAGCGATGGAGCAATCGCGCCTGGGTATACCCATATTGTTTGGGTATGATGTAATACATGGGTATAAAACGGTATATCCTATTTCGCTGGCGCAAGCCTGTTCCTGGAACCCGCAGCTGGTGCAGCAGGCTTGCGGGGTAGCTGCGCAGGAAGCCCGTATGTCAGGCGTAGACTGGACCTTTTCTCCTATGATCGATGTAGCCCGCGATGGGAGATGGGGACGTGTAGCCGAGGGATACGGGGAAGATCCTTATACCAATGCGGTATTTGCAGTAGCTTCTGTAAAGGGTTACCAGGGTGATAATTTAGCTGCGGCAGATAAGGTTGCTGCCTGTTTAAAACATTATGTGGGGTATGGAGCATCAGAAGCCGGCCGGGATTATGTATATACTGAAATTTCGGAGCAAACACTTTGGGATACCTATATGCCTCCCTACGAAGCAGGTGTAAAAGCAGGAGCAGCTACTTTAATGAGTTCGTTTAATGATATCAGCGGAACACCCGGCACGGCCAATCGTTATATACTTAGAGATATACTAAAAGGAAAATGGAAACATGACGGGTTTGTTGTATCGGACTGGGGCGCCATTGAGCAATTGCGACCACAAGGTGTAGCAAAAGATAAAAAGGACGCGGCATTCAAGGCATTTACTGCAGGTGTCGAAATGGATATGATGAACCGTAGCTACGATAATAATCTCGGTACTTTGGTAAAAGAAGGAAAGGTCAGCAAACAGTTATTGGATGATGCAGTGAAACGTGTACTAGGGGTAAAGTTCCGCCTGGGGCTTTTTGATCGGCCTTATACACCGGAGACTAATGATAAAGATCGTTTCCTATTGCCACAAAGTTTAGCTGTAGCAGAAAAACTAGCCGAAGAGTCTGTGGTATTGTTAAAGAACAGTAATAAGACATTACCATTGTCCAATGCATCCAAAATTGCGGTATTGGGTCCCTTGTCTAAAGATAAATGGCATTTGCTGGGTTCCTGGAGGGCACAGGGAAATGCTGAAGATGTAACAACCATATATGATGCATTACAAAAGGAATTTGCAGGCAAAGCAGAGATCCTGCAGGCAAAGGGCTGCGATTTTGATAAGGCCGATCAATCAGGCTTTGAAGAAGCCAGGTCAATCGCGGCTCAAGCAGATGCGGTTATTATTTGCCTGGGTGAAAAAGCCACCTGGAGCGGTGAGAACGCATCCCGGTCGAGCATCGCTTTACCTAAGATCCAGGAAGACCTGGTAGCTGAGATTAAAAAGTTAGGTAAGCCCGTTATTCTGTTACTTTCGAGTGGCCGTCCTTTGGAGCTAAACCGGCTGGAACCTTTATCTGATGCTATTTTGACCATGTGGCATCCGGGTGTTCCGGGTGGCCGGCCAGCAGTTGGCGTTATATCCGGAAGAGTCAATCCCTCTGGTAAATTATCCATGACTTTTCCTTACGCAACCGGTCAGATACCCATCTATTATAACCACCGGCAAAGCGCCCGCCCGCACCAGGGCAAGTACCAGGATATTCCGTCTACACCTTTATATGATTTTGGTCATGGTTTAAGCTATACCAGTTTCCAGTATGGGGATTTGAAAGCTTCTGCTTTAAAAGTGAAGCCTGATGGGAAAATTACGGTTGAAATACCGGTGACCAATACGGGCGACAGGGATGGACTGGAAACGGTTCATTGGTTTATAAATGACCCGGTGTCTACTATTTCCCGCCCTGTAAAAGAGTTGAGATATTTTGATAAGCAACTGATCAAAAAAGGTGAAACCAGGAATTTCCGCTTCCATGTTGATATTAAAAAAGACCTTGGTTTTGTAAATGCAAAAGGAGAAAAATATATTGAGGAGGGAGACTATTATGTAATAGTTAAAGATAAAAAGATCAAAATAGAAGTGAGCAAATAA
- a CDS encoding DUF4832 domain-containing protein, which yields MKLNIMIQSMALALATMVAFVNCSKKVAASNASGQEDPVNTNTTIRIPADTETMLRNPLNGWVLYGSLNAAADFWTKLDRISVPGQTGTLKIEDFAGTMYVRTSWTSLNPSENVYGWDTNEKLKTLIGNARQRKMKIALRVVIDSRDKAEDFTPAYVREAGAQGYYTKTGSRTVWSPYPDDRVFQQKYTQFIKAFAQKFNDPELVEFIDGFGLGKWGEAHSMNYLDVNNREQVFKWAVDLYSNEFTKIPLAINYHRLIAMPKDWGAADPMSENLLNYAFSKGYILRHDAFGMSGYYQSWEKTIAEKWKHKLPNIMEGGWVTAQHPFQTDARKYVTKGDVRRGEYDDSKQAGVNMMDFRVGETDIWFNETFDLVKSFITEGGYRLYPDQISIPASVVKSAKTTIEHKWNNMGWGYCPNNIKQWNYKYKVAFALLDPASKKPVSIFVDDTADPSKWIKGAPTSYLFKPDLSRVTNGAYLWAVAIVDTSKQNQPGILLATKGDITAEGWTIVSDVTIK from the coding sequence ATGAAATTAAACATAATGATACAGTCAATGGCGTTAGCCCTGGCGACAATGGTTGCCTTTGTCAACTGTTCAAAAAAAGTAGCCGCTTCAAATGCGAGTGGACAGGAAGACCCTGTCAATACCAATACAACGATTCGTATACCTGCAGATACGGAAACAATGCTTCGGAATCCCTTAAACGGATGGGTATTGTATGGATCACTCAATGCTGCTGCTGACTTTTGGACCAAACTGGATCGAATCAGTGTCCCGGGTCAGACAGGTACTTTAAAAATAGAGGATTTTGCCGGAACGATGTATGTGAGGACGAGCTGGACCTCATTGAACCCATCAGAAAATGTTTATGGGTGGGATACCAACGAAAAACTAAAAACATTGATCGGCAATGCACGTCAGCGTAAAATGAAAATAGCATTGCGTGTGGTGATTGATAGCCGCGATAAAGCAGAAGATTTTACACCGGCTTACGTAAGAGAAGCCGGCGCCCAGGGCTATTATACAAAAACAGGCAGCAGAACGGTTTGGTCTCCCTACCCCGATGATCGGGTCTTTCAACAGAAATATACACAGTTTATCAAAGCTTTTGCGCAAAAATTTAACGACCCTGAATTAGTAGAATTTATCGACGGCTTTGGCCTGGGCAAATGGGGCGAAGCGCATTCTATGAACTACCTGGATGTTAATAACCGCGAACAGGTATTTAAATGGGCAGTAGACTTATATTCCAATGAGTTTACAAAAATACCTTTGGCTATTAACTACCACCGGCTTATTGCGATGCCAAAGGACTGGGGCGCTGCAGACCCAATGAGTGAAAATCTTTTGAACTATGCTTTCTCAAAGGGATACATCCTAAGGCATGATGCATTTGGTATGTCGGGCTATTACCAGTCATGGGAAAAAACAATTGCTGAAAAATGGAAACATAAATTACCCAATATAATGGAAGGCGGATGGGTGACGGCTCAGCATCCCTTTCAAACGGATGCCCGCAAGTATGTTACAAAGGGAGATGTTAGACGTGGTGAGTATGACGACTCCAAACAGGCTGGCGTCAATATGATGGATTTCAGGGTTGGGGAAACCGACATTTGGTTTAACGAAACCTTCGACCTCGTAAAATCGTTTATCACTGAAGGCGGATATCGTTTATACCCCGATCAGATATCCATTCCTGCCAGTGTGGTGAAGTCTGCAAAAACCACTATAGAGCACAAATGGAATAATATGGGCTGGGGCTATTGTCCGAATAATATAAAGCAATGGAATTATAAGTATAAGGTAGCTTTTGCTTTACTGGATCCGGCTTCTAAGAAACCTGTATCAATATTTGTCGATGATACTGCAGATCCATCTAAATGGATCAAAGGAGCCCCAACCTCTTATCTGTTTAAGCCTGACCTAAGCCGGGTAACCAACGGAGCTTATCTTTGGGCAGTTGCGATAGTAGATACATCTAAACAGAACCAGCCGGGCATATTGCTGGCAACAAAAGGCGATATTACTGCAGAGGGCTGGACGATCGTTTCGGATGTAACCATAAAATAA